The DNA region GGGACAGTAACGGAAAAATAAAGTCGTCTGAAGGCTATCCATTGGGATATTTGAATATAATTCTTACGTTTATTATTAGTTTGTTAATACAATCGGATTAAAAATCTTGTATTTTTTGCAATGAAATTGTCACTGAAGAGTCCGCGGCTTATTTTTTTAATAGCAGTTTTCCATGAATTTCTTCTTTGAATTCATGTTTGTATCTTCTGTGTGACCAAAGATAATTGGCTGGATTTTTTCGGATGGAGGCTTCTAAGAATTTTACAAATTCAACAATCAATTCACCAGATTGTAATTCGCGAGCATTTTTCGTTAATAGGGTTAGTTCGGCTTTATAATAACCTCGTCTTTCTGGGAAAATATTACAAAACACTATTGCGGTATTATAAAATCTAGCACTTTTTTCAGGTCCATTTACAAATGGTGCATTTTTTCCAAAAAATGGAACCCAATTGGCATATTCTGGACCGCCGGGATTCTGATCACTTACTAATAGTTGTGCAAAATGTTTTCTTCTATAAGGTTGAAAATCATGTCCATATGTATGTGCTGAAATTAGTTTGCTTCCAAATCGGCTTCGTAAATTTTGAAACACACGATTAATTGCTTGGTTCTTAATCGGCATATATACAAGCAATAAGTTTTCACAATCAAATTTTTCAGAAAATGCTAAATTGGCAAATTCCCAATTAAAAAAATGTCCTAAAAGCACATT from Rhizosphaericola mali includes:
- a CDS encoding lysophospholipid acyltransferase family protein, producing the protein MISDLAAFTLEKVVKYRRTIILNNLEIAFPEKTLAERKQICHKFYYLLTDNFIETIKLFTLPRRRIRHHFQVDLSILEELKKEGKSFNVLLGHFFNWEFANLAFSEKFDCENLLLVYMPIKNQAINRVFQNLRSRFGSKLISAHTYGHDFQPYRRKHFAQLLVSDQNPGGPEYANWVPFFGKNAPFVNGPEKSARFYNTAIVFCNIFPERRGYYKAELTLLTKNARELQSGELIVEFVKFLEASIRKNPANYLWSHRRYKHEFKEEIHGKLLLKK